The segment CGGAATAACCGACCCGAAAGACCTGGCATTTGCACTACTTTTGCTTCACAAGAACATTTAAAGTCTATTTACTATGTCAAACAGAAGAACATTTTTGAAAAACATCTCTCTCCTGACGTTAGGAGGTCTGGCCAGCCAACAGATGCTGGCTTCTAATTCAGTTTCAGAAGTTTTATCCAACCCCGGATCAGTAACCAATACTGCAGCCAAGAAACAAATGGGATTGCAGACCTATTCTTTAGGCCAGGAATTATTAAAAGATATGCCGAACGGATTGCAGCGTCTGGCTAAAATGGGATTTACCGAACTGGAAATATTCGGTTATAAAGAAGACAGCGGTAAGTTTGGCGATTATTCGGCTGATAACACCACATTCATTGCACCAAAGGATTATAAGAAAATGGTAGATGATGCCGGAATGAAAATCACGAGCTCACACCTTTCACCGTCGTTGGGCGATTACAGCAAGGAAAACATGGCAAAATTCGAGGAATTCTGGAAGAAAGCTACCGATATTCATGCTGAACTGGGCGTTAAATGCATGGTACAGCCGAGTCTACCCCGAATTGAAAACGAAGACGATGCCAAACGCGTATGCGATGTATTCAACCGGGCCGGCGAGATAACAAAAAGCGCAGGTATTCTTTGGGGCTACCACAATCACAGCAATGAATTTAAGCGTGTATTGAAAGCCGGAGAAAAACCGGATCCAAACCGGAAGCCGTGGGATAAACCTCAGGGTACTTATATTGAAGAATTGTTCTTGAAAAATACAGATCCGAGCAAGGTTATGTTCGAACTGGACGTTTACTGGGCAGTCATGGGTCAGCAGGATCCGCTGGAATGGCTGGAAGATTATCCTGACAGATTCAAATTACTGCACATCAAAGACCGTTGGATCATCGGCGATTCCGGTATGATGAACTTCCCGAATATCTTCAAGAAAGGATATGAAATCGGTATCTTAGGTTATTATGTAGAACTGGAAGGTGACCGGAAAGGACGCACTCAATTCGAAGGCGTTGAGAAGAGTGCCCAGTATCTGCAAAGCGCAGATTTTGTTAAATAACGCACATCAGGTATAAACACACATATACATTATAAAATAAGTTCACAAGGTTCGTTACGTTAGAATGACTCAGAACCTTGTGAACTTTTTATTTTCTCCCTTTACAGACGAAAAAGATTATTTGCTGGTAAAGCGATATTCACCGGAGCCGACTTCGACAACCAGTTCAGTTTCGGTATTACTTACCTGATGAACGCCTGGATGTGAAGTGACACTCACGCCATACGCTTTAGGAATCCGTATCACAGCCGTCGTATTGCCGGGAACCACCACGCGCCAATCCAAACGATTGCCATCACGTGTCCAGTCGCTTTCAATCTTTCCATAGACCGATTCATACGAAGCCTTGACATGATTCAAACCTTCCGGGAAAACCGGAGCCATTTCGATTTTCTTAAAGGCCTGCGCATCGTCGGCACATTTGATACCGGCCAGGTCTTCATAATACCAGATCAGCAGATCGCCCAGCAACATCACATGATTGGCAGAATTCATGGCAGGATCGGCCGTATCACCGTTCCAAAGTTCCCAAATCGTCGTTGCTCCTCTGTTAATCATATAGCCCCAGCTTGGATAGGTCTCGTTTGTCACGATCTTCAATGCCAAGTCTTTCCGTCCGTATTCCGTCAGACCACGCATCAAATGCTGGATACCCAATACACCTGTGCTGACGTGACCGCCGAAATCGTCTTCCGTCTTGCGCACAATATTATCGAACACTTTCTGTTCAAATCCTTCGGGAACCAGGCCTAAACGCAGGGAAAGAATATTGGCCGTCACCGTATTGTTGCCATACTGAGCCGTCTCCCGATTGAAATACTTGGCATTGTAAGCCTCTTTCATTTCAGCTGCCAGCTTCTGATAGGCCGGAATATCAGCCGTCTGCCCGCAGAGCTCGGCAAACTTAACCATCTTGTTCAGCAAATCATAGTAAACCGTCGTGCTCAAAATCGCGCCATCCGTCTTACGGGCCGGATCCTGCGAATGAATCAGATGCTGTTCTTCGGGCGGCATACACCAGTCGCCGTACGTATCATTAACAATCACGCCGTCTTTCAATGCCACTTCTTCCATGTGCTGCATCCAGCGTTTCATCGAAGGATAGTGTTTCCGAATAGCACTGTCATCACCAAACTGGCGGTAAAGCATATCCGCTACATAGAAATAAGCCGAAGGCCATGTTACATCGTCGGCATATATTTCCCAATATTTCGGAGATACCACCGAAATACTTCCGGCCTCATTCTGCGAATCTTCAATATCCTGTAACCATTTATTATATAAAAGCGCGTTATTGAACAAGTAAGCCTCGCCACTGGCGCCTGTAGCCCGGTCGCCCAGCCAGCCCAGGCGTTCATCACGCTGCGGACAGTCGGTCGGCATACCGCGGTAATTACTGCGAATGCCCCAGAATGCATTCTTATGGATCTGATTGACCAACGCATTCGAGCTCTCAAACTGACCGGTAGTAGACATCGCGTCGTACACCACATAACCGGCAAAATCAGTAGTCGAAGGCTGATAATCCAGTCCGCTTACCTCTACATAACGGAAACCATGATATACGAAGCTCGGATGCCAGGAGAATTCACCATCAGCTGCCGGTGTATAAATATCCGTCACCTTAGCCGAACGCAAATTCGCCACATACAAAGTAGTATCCGGATTGAGAATCTCGGCAAAACGGAAGGTTATCGGCTGATTATCCTTGCCTTTAAGCTTAACGCCCAGCCAGCCCACCATGTTCTGGCCCATATCCAGGATAAACTTCCCATCCGAACGGGCTATTACGTTTACAGGAACCACCGTATCCTGCACCGCCAAGTTCGGGTTCGGCTGCGCCGTCAGCTTTCCTCCCGGCTCTTTCATCAGATCAGCCGTTTTCCAGGCCGAGTCATCAAACGAAACAGTATTCCAGCCTTTCAGTTCCTTCCGGGCATCATATTCTTCCCCGTCAAATTCATTGTTGGCTACAATCGGTCCCTGCGAAGTAACTTTCCAACTCGTATCACTGACAACCTGATCCATACTGCCGTCGGTATATTCGACTTCCAGCTGAGCCAACAAAGAAGGCAAACCCGTCGTCAGCATACCTGGAACACGCATCGAGAAGTAACGTCCGTTTCCTAAAACGACGCCCAACAGATTCTCTCCCTGCTGCAACAAATCAGTGACGTCATATACATTATAATATACACGCGATGTATAAAGCGATGGCATCGGAGCAAAGACATCCTTGCTGATCCGCTTCCCATTCAAATAAGACTCCGAAGAACCCAATCCCGAAATATACAGCACAGCACGTTTTACTTCTTTACTGACCTGAAATGGCTTTCGCAGATAACGGGCCGCCAACCTTGTGTCTCCCTGGTCTTTCTCGCCCGGATTACTCAAGGCATTCTCGCCAATCCACTGCCCTTTCCAGTCGTTTGCATCCAGCATCGCCATGCCCCAGGTCTGGACATCACTCCATTTTCCGGAGCCCTGATTTGTATCTACCTTTACCCGCCAGAAATAAGGTTTCTTCGCTTGCAGCTGCTCTCCTTCATACGCAATCCAAAGAGACTGATCTGATTTGACATCGCCCGAATCCCACAACAGATTCTTGCCGGCTTTCAGATCGTCTGCCGAAGCCGCCACCTGAATTCGATAACCTGTCTGGACCAAATCCGGCTGTCCGGCATGTATCTGCCAGGAAAAACGAGGATGAGCCACATCAATACCTTGCGGATTATTTTTCATCTCGACCTGCAAATGATTTACCTGTACAGAATCGGATGTCGGGTTACAGCCCATCATTCCCGCCAAGGCTATACACATACCACACAAAATGATCTGCTTTTTCATTTATAATAGATTTAGATTGTACATATAATGTCAAAGAAACGGATAATAATCCATACTCAACTTTAAATATTGACATGTTAACTATCTATTTTGACACAAATAAAAGTATTCATAGATAAATTCGGTTGTTTGGTCGATTCTTTTTGAGCATAAAAACAGATTTCAGGTAATTTGTATTTTCAAAGATAAAAGATTAGACAAATGATGAACAAGACTATCAAAACAATGATCGTTTCCGGACTCTTCCTCTGTACGATATCCGCTACAGCACAAGAAGAATACAATGAAATGCGACCTCCGTTTCCGCAGCAGGAAGAAGGGAAAGCGCCCTTTAAGGAAGTTCCTAATCCCGAGAAATCAGCCAAAAGGATTACGGAAGAAATGTCAAAAGGACTTGACCTGACGGAAAAACAATATAAAAAGGTATACAAAGTCATACTCAAAGAACAGAAAACACTGGTAGAAAACAGCTTCGGACAAAACCGTCCGCCGATGATGCCCGGTGGTCCGGAAGAAGGCGGAAGACCGATGATGGGAAATCCTGGAGAACGTCCGCCCATGGGCATGGGACCTGGAGGAGGAATGCCTTCACAAAGACCACCGAGAATGGATGAAGACCAGGCAGAAGTTCTGGAGAAAGCCCGGAAAACCAAAGAAAAGAAGCTGAAGAAAATATTGTCTGATGAACAATACACCCAATGGCAGGAAATGCAACAGCGTAACATGAAACCCGATAAAGCTCCGGTTCCGCCCGAAAAGCAATAAATACCTACACATAAATTCAAGGCTCAACCCGTACAGGCTGGATTATCTCCAGCTTTGACGGGTTGAACTGCTAAAATAAACCACTACCAAAACGAGAA is part of the Parabacteroides sp. AD58 genome and harbors:
- a CDS encoding DUF4890 domain-containing protein: MMNKTIKTMIVSGLFLCTISATAQEEYNEMRPPFPQQEEGKAPFKEVPNPEKSAKRITEEMSKGLDLTEKQYKKVYKVILKEQKTLVENSFGQNRPPMMPGGPEEGGRPMMGNPGERPPMGMGPGGGMPSQRPPRMDEDQAEVLEKARKTKEKKLKKILSDEQYTQWQEMQQRNMKPDKAPVPPEKQ
- a CDS encoding alpha-L-rhamnosidase, producing MKKQIILCGMCIALAGMMGCNPTSDSVQVNHLQVEMKNNPQGIDVAHPRFSWQIHAGQPDLVQTGYRIQVAASADDLKAGKNLLWDSGDVKSDQSLWIAYEGEQLQAKKPYFWRVKVDTNQGSGKWSDVQTWGMAMLDANDWKGQWIGENALSNPGEKDQGDTRLAARYLRKPFQVSKEVKRAVLYISGLGSSESYLNGKRISKDVFAPMPSLYTSRVYYNVYDVTDLLQQGENLLGVVLGNGRYFSMRVPGMLTTGLPSLLAQLEVEYTDGSMDQVVSDTSWKVTSQGPIVANNEFDGEEYDARKELKGWNTVSFDDSAWKTADLMKEPGGKLTAQPNPNLAVQDTVVPVNVIARSDGKFILDMGQNMVGWLGVKLKGKDNQPITFRFAEILNPDTTLYVANLRSAKVTDIYTPAADGEFSWHPSFVYHGFRYVEVSGLDYQPSTTDFAGYVVYDAMSTTGQFESSNALVNQIHKNAFWGIRSNYRGMPTDCPQRDERLGWLGDRATGASGEAYLFNNALLYNKWLQDIEDSQNEAGSISVVSPKYWEIYADDVTWPSAYFYVADMLYRQFGDDSAIRKHYPSMKRWMQHMEEVALKDGVIVNDTYGDWCMPPEEQHLIHSQDPARKTDGAILSTTVYYDLLNKMVKFAELCGQTADIPAYQKLAAEMKEAYNAKYFNRETAQYGNNTVTANILSLRLGLVPEGFEQKVFDNIVRKTEDDFGGHVSTGVLGIQHLMRGLTEYGRKDLALKIVTNETYPSWGYMINRGATTIWELWNGDTADPAMNSANHVMLLGDLLIWYYEDLAGIKCADDAQAFKKIEMAPVFPEGLNHVKASYESVYGKIESDWTRDGNRLDWRVVVPGNTTAVIRIPKAYGVSVTSHPGVHQVSNTETELVVEVGSGEYRFTSK
- a CDS encoding sugar phosphate isomerase/epimerase family protein; its protein translation is MSNRRTFLKNISLLTLGGLASQQMLASNSVSEVLSNPGSVTNTAAKKQMGLQTYSLGQELLKDMPNGLQRLAKMGFTELEIFGYKEDSGKFGDYSADNTTFIAPKDYKKMVDDAGMKITSSHLSPSLGDYSKENMAKFEEFWKKATDIHAELGVKCMVQPSLPRIENEDDAKRVCDVFNRAGEITKSAGILWGYHNHSNEFKRVLKAGEKPDPNRKPWDKPQGTYIEELFLKNTDPSKVMFELDVYWAVMGQQDPLEWLEDYPDRFKLLHIKDRWIIGDSGMMNFPNIFKKGYEIGILGYYVELEGDRKGRTQFEGVEKSAQYLQSADFVK